A window of the Lolium perenne isolate Kyuss_39 chromosome 7, Kyuss_2.0, whole genome shotgun sequence genome harbors these coding sequences:
- the LOC127314101 gene encoding berberine bridge enzyme-like Cyn d 4, translating into MANSRALALVLLFSALASSCEVALSYFPPAAKEDFLGCLVKQIPPRLLFAKSSPAYPSVLGQTIRNSRWSSPDNVKPLYIITPTNTSHIQSAVVCGRRYKVRIRVRSGGHDYEGLSYRSLQPENFAVVDLNQMRAVWVDGKGRTAWVDSGAQLGELYYAISKYSRTLAFPAGVCPTIGVGGNLAGGGFGMLLRKYGIAAENVIDVKLVDANGKLHDKKSMGDDHFWAVRGGGGESFGIVVAWQVKLLPVPPTVTIFKIPKSVSEGAVDIITKWQVVAPQLPADLMIRIIAQGPKATFEALYLGTCKTLTPLMQSKFPELGMNPSHCNEMSWIESIPFVHLGHRDSLEDDLLNRNNSFKPFAEYKSDYVYEPFPKSVWEQIFGTWLVKPGAGIMIFDPYGATISATPESATPFPHRKGVLFNIQYVNYWFAPGAGAAPLSWSKEIYNYMEPYVSKNPRQAYANYRDIDLGRNEVVNDVSTYSSGKVWGQKYFKNNFERLAVTKGKVDPTDYFRNEQSIPPLIEKY; encoded by the coding sequence ATGGCGAATTCCAGAGCCTTGGCGCTGGTGCTGCTCTTCAGTGCCTTGGCGTCCTCTTGCGAGGTCGCCCTGTCCTACTTCCCGCCGGCAGCCAAGGAGGATTTCCTGGGATGCCTCGTGAAGCAGATCCCGCCCCGCCTCCTCTTCGCCAAAAGCTCGCCCGCCTACCCCTCCGTGCTGGGGCAAACCATCCGGAACTCGAGGTGGTCGTCGCCGGACAACGTGAAGCCGCTCTACATCATCACCCCCACCAACACCTCCCACATCCAGTCAGCCGTGGTGTGCGGCCGTCGTTACAAGGTCCGCATCCGCGTGCGCAGCGGCGGGCACGACTACGAGGGCCTCTCGTACCGCTCCCTGCAGCCCGAGaacttcgccgtcgtcgacctcAACCAGATGCGGGCGGTGTGGGTGGACGGCAAGGGCCGCACAGCGTGGGTCGACTCCGGCGCGCAGCTCGGCGAGCTCTACTACGCCATCTCCAAGTATAGCCGCACGCTGGCGTTCCCTGCCGGCGTGTGCCCGACCATCGGCGTCGGCGGCAACCTCGCGGGCGGCGGCTTCGGCATGCTGCTGCGCAAATACGGCATCGCCGCAGAGAACGTCATCGACGTGAAGCTCGTCGACGCCAACGGCAAGCTGCACGACAAGAAGTCCATGGGCGATGACCATTTCTGGGCCGTGAGGGGTGGCGGGGGCGAGAGCTTCGGCATCGTGGTCGCGTGGCAGGTGAAGCTCCTGCCGGTGCCTCCCACGGTGACCATCTTCAAGATCCCCAAGTCAGTCAGCGAGGGCGCCGTGGACATCATCACCAAGTGGCAAGTGGTCGCCCCGCAACTTCCCGCCGACCTCATGATCCGCATCATCGCGCAGGGGCCAAAGGCCACGTTCGAGGCACTGTATCTCGGCACCTGCAAAACCCTGACGCCCCTGATGCAGAGCAAGTTCCCCGAGCTCGGCATGAACCCCTCGCACTGCAACGAGATGTCATGGATCGAGTCCATCCCCTTCGTCCACCTCGGCCACCGGGACTCTCTTGAGGACGACCTCCTGAACCGGAACAACTCCTTCAAGCCCTTCGCCGAATACAAATCGGACTACGTCTACGAGCCATTCCCCAAAAGCGTGTGGGAGCAGATCTTTGGCACCTGGCTCGTGAAGCCTGGTGCGGGGATCATGATCTTCGACCCCTACGGCGCCACCATCAGCGCCACCCCGGAATCGGCGACGCCGTTCCCTCACCGCAAGGGCGTCCTCTTCAACATCCAGTACGTCAACTACTGGTTCGCTCCGGGAGCCGGCGCCGCGCCCTTGTCGTGGAGCAAGGAAATCTACAACTACATGGAGCCGTACGTGAGTAAGAACCCCAGGCAGGCCTACGCCAACTACAGGGACATCGACCTTGGGAGGAACGAGGTGGTGAACGACGTTTCGACCTACAGCAGCGGTAAGGTCTGGGGACAGAAATACTTCAAGAATAACTTCGAGAGGCTCGCCGTTACCAAGGGCAAGGTTGATCCTACGGACTACTTCAGGAACGAGCAGAGCATCCCACCACTGATCGAGAAGTACTGA